From the genome of Pyxidicoccus xibeiensis:
TCCATCGGCTGCTGGCCACGCTGGATGCGGCGCCGGTGCTGCTCTCCTATATCGACACGCAGTATCGCTATCGCTTCTGCAACCGCGCTTATGAAACGTGGTTCGGTCATCCGCGCGAGCACTACGTGGGACGCACCATCCCGGAGGTGCTCGGTCAGAAGGCTTTCACGGCCATCCGCACCGAGGTGGAGGCGGCGCTCGCCGGCCAGATGGTGCGCTTCGAGCGGGTGGTTCCCTATCAGCATGGTGGCGCCCGCACGGTGGAGGCCTCCTACCTTCCCCACGTCCTCTCGGACGGGAGCGTTGCCGGCTACGTGGGGCTGGTGGTGGACATCACCGAGCTCAAGAGCGGCGCCGAGGCGAAGCGCCTGGCCGGTGTGCTCGAAGAGAGCGAGGCCCGTCTGCGGATGGTGCTGGAGGCCGGCTCGTTCGGCACGTGGGAGCTGGACCTCGCGACGGACCAGCACCGCTGGGACGCGCGCACCCGCGAAATCTTCGAGGCCCCCGGGGACGCGCCGGTGCCCCACGAGGCCTTCCTCGCCTCGGTGTGCGCGGATGACCTCTCGCGGGTGCGGGCGGGCGTGGCGCGCGCCCGGCGTGATGGCGTCTTCAGCCTGGACGCGGACCTCTGCGTGCACGGGTGGCAGACGGGACGGCAGCGCTGGCTCGCGGTGCGCGGCCGCGTCCACGCGGATGCCGCCGGCCGGCCCTCGCGCATCCTGGGCACGGTGCTGGACATCACCGAGCGCAAGCGGGCCGAGACGCGTGAGCGGCGGCTCCATGCCGCCGTCACCGCGCTCGCGCGCACCACCTGGCCGGAGGAAGTGGGGCGCGTGTTGCTGCGCGAGGCCGCTGGCGCGCTCGGCGCGGCCAGCGCCTCACTGGTGCTGGTGAGCGAAGACGGCCAGCACCTGGAGCTCCAGGCCGCCCAGGGCTTTCCCGAGGAGGCGCTGGCCGGGTGGCGCCGCTTTCCGCTCGACACGCCGGTGATGTTCGGCGAGACGGTGCGCGAGCGGCGGCCGGTGCTGCACATGAGCCTCGCGAGCCTCCTCACCGACTACCCCGCCCTGTCCGGCGCGGGCGAGAGCCTCGTCGGCCGCTCCTTCGTCTCCGTTCCCCTGCTGCTGGACGAGCAGGTGGTGGGGGCCATGGGCCTGAGCTTCGCGCGCGAGGACGCCTTCGATGCGGAGGACGTCTTCTTCCTCCAGTCCCTCGCCGGACAGGGCGCCCTCGCCGTGGAGCGCG
Proteins encoded in this window:
- a CDS encoding PAS domain-containing sensor histidine kinase, with protein sequence MTPSSVLPQLQRLLDLERIHAPSEPPADALLHRLLATLDAAPVLLSYIDTQYRYRFCNRAYETWFGHPREHYVGRTIPEVLGQKAFTAIRTEVEAALAGQMVRFERVVPYQHGGARTVEASYLPHVLSDGSVAGYVGLVVDITELKSGAEAKRLAGVLEESEARLRMVLEAGSFGTWELDLATDQHRWDARTREIFEAPGDAPVPHEAFLASVCADDLSRVRAGVARARRDGVFSLDADLCVHGWQTGRQRWLAVRGRVHADAAGRPSRILGTVLDITERKRAETRERRLHAAVTALARTTWPEEVGRVLLREAAGALGAASASLVLVSEDGQHLELQAAQGFPEEALAGWRRFPLDTPVMFGETVRERRPVLHMSLASLLTDYPALSGAGESLVGRSFVSVPLLLDEQVVGAMGLSFAREDAFDAEDVFFLQSLAGQGALAVERARLLAAERKARARAEALQAALEAERRQLASVLEHLPVGVMLAEAPSGRILKANPHLDVVLRRPFSTAETVAGYSEAYPARHLDGRPVLPEEWPLARSVQHGETVRGETVELERGDGTHGIVELSSAPILGADGQVAAAVVLVSDVTEQRRNAEALERSVALREQFVSIVSHDLRSPLQAVLTSAALLQQQPEQGPERVRRNATRITASAERMARLIRDLLDLARARSGTLMPLQPRSGVLEDVMRAAVAELEVAYPRRAISLDVEGDTEGLWDADRLEQVVGNLVANALTHGDPEHPVQVHLRAEPERVELSVRNRGRPISPEQLPRLFEPFARGDATGAPSGLGLGLFIVREIVAAHGGQVSARSSEAEGTVFTVVLPRQAA